The proteins below come from a single Juglans regia cultivar Chandler chromosome 12, Walnut 2.0, whole genome shotgun sequence genomic window:
- the LOC109011358 gene encoding probable LRR receptor-like serine/threonine-protein kinase At1g34110, producing the protein MIPSFSLLSSLFFLFLFLFPSPTIPSLTELPTLMAIKASLDPQNELLASWIPNTDPCSGSFEGVACDKQGRVANISLQGKGLSGTVPAALAELKSLTGLYLHFNALTGKIPKDIARLTQLSDLYLNVNNLSGEIPADIGKMYNLQVLQLCCNRLTGGIPTQVGNMWRLSVLALQYNHLTGAIPASLGNLPMLTRLDLSFNRLFGPIPVKLVNAPILEVLDIRNNSLSGIVPSALKRLHGGFQYKNNPGLCGVGFSNLSICKATDGLNPNRPEPIEPGNPSTKTLPETVPLKSECSKNQCPQPSKPHQVGVVLVVIGVIIIALAVSGIFTFAWYRQQKQKIGSAIDTSDSRLRTDQVKEIYRKSASPLISLEYSNGWDPMAKGRSGFSKEVLESFMFNLEDVERATQCFSKVNLLGKSNFSAMYKGILGDGSVVAIKCIAKTSCKSDEAEFLKGLKILTSLEHENLVGLRGFCCSKGRGECFLIYDFVPNGCLSEYLDVKGGSGKVLEWTARVSIINGIAKGIGYLHGNKGNRPPIVHQNISAEKVLIDGWYNPLLSDSGLHKLLADDIVFSTLKASAAMGYLAPEYTTTGRFTEKSNVFAFGMIIFQIIAGKRIITQLIRQGVESCRFEDFVDMNLEGKFLESEAAKLGRIALLCTHENANQRPSMESVMQELSVRIGS; encoded by the exons atgATTCCTTCCTTCAGcctcctctcctctctcttctttctcttcctcttcctctttccCTCTCCGACCATTCCCTCACTCACCGAGCTTCCCACTCTCATGGCCATCAAGGCCTCTCTGGACCCTCAAAACGAGTTATTGGCTTCATGGATCCCAAATACTGACCCATGCAGTGGATCTTTCGAAGGCGTGGCCTGCGACAAGCAAGGCCGCGTGGCCAATATCTCTTTGCAAGGGAAGGGCCTCTCTGGTACAGTACCTGCAGCATTGGCTGAGCTCAAAAGCTTGACAGGCTTGTACTTGCACTTCAATGCTCTTACTGGGAAGATACCAAAGGACATTGCCCGGTTGACCCAGCTCAGTGATTTGTATCTCAATGTCAATAATCTCTCCGGGGAGATTCCTGCCGACATTGGCAAAATGTATAATCTTCAAG TTTTGCAGCTGTGCTGCAACCGGTTGACTGGGGGCATACCAACACAAGTGGGAAATATGTGGAGGCTCAGTGTTCTTGCTTTGCAGTATAATCATTTGACCGGTGCAATTCCTGCAAGTTTGGGGAATTTGCCGATGTTAACGAGGTTGGATTTAAGCTTCAACAGGCTTTTTGGCCCTATTCCAGTAAAATTAGTTAATGCTCCCATTCTAGAAGTTCTTGACatacgaaataactctctctCGGGCATCGTCCCTTCAG CTTTGAAGAGACTGCATGGTGGATTCCAGTACAAGAACAATCCAGGATTATGTGGTGTTGGGTTTTCTAACTTAAGTATTTGCAAAGCTACAGATGGTTTAAACCCAAACAGACCAGAACCAATTGAACCTGGCAATCCATCTACGAAAACTCTCCCTGAGACAGTGCCCTTAAAGTCTGAATGCAGCAAAAATCAGTGTCCACAGCCATCAAAACCCCATCAAGTTGGTGTAGTTTTGGTGGTCATTGGAGTTATAATCATTGCTTTGGCTGTCAGTGGAATATTCACATTTGCCTGGTACCGTCAGCAAAAACAGAAAATTGGAAGTGCCATTGACACTTCAGATAGCCGGCTTAGAACTGACCAGGTGAAGGAAATTTATAGGAAGAGTGCGTCACCTCTCATTAGTCTTGAGTATTCTAATGGATGGGATCCAATGGCTAAAGGTCGAAGTGGGTTCTCTAAGGAAGTTCTGGAAAGCTTTATGTTCAATTTAGAGGACGTGGAACGTGCAACACAATGCTTCTCAAAGGTTAATTTGTTGGGGAAGAGCAATTTCTCCGCTATGTATAAGGGGATACTTGGAGATGGGTCTGTTGTTGCAATAAAGTGCATTGCCAAGACAAGCTGTAAGTCCGATGAAGCTGAGTTCTTGAAGGGGTTGAAGATATTGACCTCATTGGAACATGAAAATCTTGTTGGGTTGAGAGGCTTCTGCTGTTCCAAAGGCAGGGGGGAGTGTTTTCTTATCTATGATTTCGTCCCAAATGGATGCCTGTCAGAGTATCTTGATGTAAAGGGTGGCAGTGGGAAGGTTCTTGAATGGACCGCCAGAGTATCTATCATTAATGGCATTGCCAAAG GTATTGGATATTTGCATGGAAACAAAGGAAACAGACCACCTATAGTTCACCAGAATATATCAGCTGAGAAAGTGCTCATTGATGGGTGGTATAATCCTTTGCTCTCAGACTCGGGCCTGCACAAACTCCTTGCAGATGACATTGTCTTCTCCACGCTGAAAGCCAGTGCGGCCATGGGATACCTGGCTCCAGAATACACAACCACGGGCCGCTTCACTGAAAAGAGCAATGTGTTTGCATTCGGTATGattatatttcaaatcattGCTGGAAAGCGTATAATCACCCAGTTGATTCGCCAGGGGGTAGAATCGTGCAGATTTGAAGATTTTGTTGACATGAACCTTGAGGGCAAGTTCTTGGAATCAGAAGCAGCGAAACTTGGGAGAATAGCTCTACTTTGCACCCATGAGAATGCTAACCAACGGCCATCCATGGAAAGTGTGATGCAAGAACTAAGTGTCCGTATTGGTTCTTGA
- the LOC109011357 gene encoding 40S ribosomal protein S13, protein MGRMHSRGKGISASALPYKRTPPSWLKISYQDVEENICKFAKKGLTPSQIGVILRDSHGIAQVKTVTGSKILRILKAHGLAPEIPEDLYHLIKKAVSIRKHLERNRKDKDSKFRLILVESRIHRLARYYKKTKKLPPVWKYESTTASTLVA, encoded by the exons ATGGGTCGCATGCACAGTCGAGG TAAGGGTATTTCGGCTTCTGCTCTCCCTTACAAGAGGACACCACCAAGCTGGCTGAAGATCTCTTATCAGGAT GTCGAGGAGAACATCTGCAAATTTGCCAAGAAGGGTCTGACCCCATCTCAAATTGGTGTTATTCTTCGGGATTCTCATGGGATTGCTCAGGTGAAGACTGTTACTGGAAGCAAGATTTTGCGTATATTGAAGGCCCATG GACTTGCTCCTGAGATTCCGGAGGATCTGTACCACCTCATAAAGAAAGCAGTCTCGATCCGCAAGCATTTGGAGAGGAATAGGAAGGACAAAGATTCCAAGTTTAGGTTGATTTTGGTTGAGAGCAGGATCCATCGCCTAGCTCGCTACTACAAGAAGACAAAGAAGCTGCCACCTGTATGGAAATA TGAATCTACCACAGCCAGCACTCTTGTGGCTTAG